A stretch of Aphanothece sacrum FPU1 DNA encodes these proteins:
- a CDS encoding Rpn family recombination-promoting nuclease/putative transposase has protein sequence MYDSTCKFIAIQFTKDIATWLLGKPMELTELKPSELSLEPIRADSLIFLESEDLVLHIEFQTSPDEDIPFRMLDYRLRIYRRYPQKEVIQVVIYLRKSDSELVRQNIFELSMSRHQFQVIRLWEVDPESLLHSPGLWPFAVLSQSTNREKTLKQISQKIERISDRREKSNVAASTAILAGLVLRKDIIQRLLREDIMKESVIYQEIKAEGREEGKQQGEANLVVRQLNRRIGQISPDLSKQIHRLSIEQLENLGEALLDFKSEEDLKQWFIDELGN, from the coding sequence ATGTACGATTCTACTTGTAAATTCATTGCCATTCAATTTACCAAAGATATAGCTACTTGGTTACTAGGAAAACCCATGGAGTTAACAGAATTAAAGCCATCAGAATTATCCTTAGAACCGATTAGAGCAGATAGTTTAATCTTTTTGGAATCGGAAGACTTGGTATTACATATTGAGTTCCAAACTAGTCCAGATGAGGATATTCCTTTTAGAATGTTAGATTATCGACTGAGAATTTATCGCCGTTATCCTCAAAAAGAAGTGATTCAAGTAGTCATCTATTTAAGAAAAAGCGACTCAGAATTAGTCAGACAAAACATATTTGAATTAAGTATGAGTCGTCATCAATTTCAGGTGATTCGTCTTTGGGAAGTTGACCCAGAAAGTTTATTACATTCTCCAGGATTATGGCCATTTGCGGTGTTAAGTCAAAGCACAAATCGAGAAAAGACCTTGAAACAAATTAGCCAAAAAATAGAGAGAATTTCCGATAGGAGGGAAAAAAGTAATGTAGCAGCATCAACCGCTATTCTCGCTGGGTTAGTATTAAGGAAAGACATCATTCAACGTTTGTTAAGAGAGGACATCATGAAAGAATCAGTTATCTATCAAGAGATTAAAGCAGAAGGGAGAGAAGAAGGAAAACAACAAGGGGAAGCTAACTTGGTTGTCCGTCAACTCAATCGTAGAATTGGTCAAATTTCTCCTGATTTATCCAAGCAAATTCACCGTCTTTCTATTGAACAATTAGAAAATTTAGGAGAAGCTTTACTCGATTTTAAATCTGAGGAGGATTTAAAACAATGGTTTATAGATGAATTAGGTAATTAA
- a CDS encoding Rpn family recombination-promoting nuclease/putative transposase — protein sequence MYDSTCKFIAIQFTKDIATWLLGKPMELTELKPSELSLEPIRADSLIFLESEDLVLHIEFQTSPDEDIPFRMLDYRLRIYRRYPQKEVIQVVIYLRKSDSELVRQNIFELSMSRHQFQVIRLWEVDPESLLHSPGLWPFAVLSQSTNRENTLRQISQKIERISDRREKSNVAASTAILAGLVLSKDIIQRLLREDIMKESVIYQEIKAEGREEGREEGKQQGEANLVVRQLNRRIGQISPDLSKQIHRLSIEQLENLGEALLDFKSEEDLKQWFIDELGI from the coding sequence ATGTACGATTCTACTTGTAAATTCATTGCCATTCAATTTACCAAAGATATAGCTACTTGGTTACTAGGAAAACCCATGGAGTTAACAGAATTAAAGCCATCAGAATTATCCTTAGAACCGATTAGAGCAGATAGTTTAATCTTTTTGGAATCAGAAGACTTGGTATTACATATTGAGTTTCAAACTAGTCCAGATGAGGATATTCCTTTTAGAATGTTAGATTATCGACTGAGAATTTATCGCCGTTATCCTCAAAAAGAAGTGATTCAAGTAGTCATCTATTTAAGAAAAAGCGACTCAGAATTAGTCAGACAAAACATATTTGAATTAAGTATGAGTCGTCATCAATTTCAGGTGATTCGTCTTTGGGAAGTTGATCCAGAAAGTTTATTACATTCTCCAGGATTATGGCCATTTGCGGTGTTAAGTCAAAGCACAAATCGAGAAAATACCTTGAGACAAATTAGCCAAAAAATAGAGAGAATTTCCGATAGGAGGGAAAAAAGTAATGTAGCAGCATCCACAGCTATTCTCGCTGGGTTAGTATTAAGTAAAGACATCATTCAACGTTTATTAAGAGAGGACATCATGAAAGAATCAGTTATCTATCAAGAGATTAAAGCAGAAGGGAGAGAAGAAGGGAGAGAAGAAGGAAAACAACAAGGGGAAGCTAACTTGGTTGTCCGTCAACTCAATCGTAGAATTGGTCAAATTTCTCCTGATTTATCCAAGCAAATTCACCGTCTTTCTATTGAACAATTAGAAAATTTAGGAGAAGCTTTACTTGATTTTAAATCTGAGGAGGATTTAAAACAATGGTTTATAGATGAATTAGGTATTTAA
- a CDS encoding ammonium transporter, translating to MITWLIVMGISAAIAKESSSLTLDNLQVTVDTIWVLITGSLVFFMNCGFAMLETGFCRKKSSVNVLAKNTIVFSIATLIFWFIGFAFMFGNGGDYLGVEGFLLLGKDSFNALDLDWSKATLYAKFFFQLTFAGTAATIVSGAVTERIKFGVFVAFSALFVIIYSIAGHWVWGGGFLYNFGVRDFAGSMVVHFVGGCAALTGTWLLKPRLGKYVDWKETEKRSIKQTSFNGKKIVTMYPDNLSLATLGCFILWLGWFGFNAGSTLSANAEAISHILLATLIAGAFGAFGALSATTCSWIFYEKPSLSFIINGILAGCVSITASCAFVSIYSAAIIGIIGGIIVLVATILLEKSEIDDPVGAVPVHFACGIWGTLAVGIFSLDPQTYSWSYLFTQNQNIRGGLLFGGEIDLLFAQIIGLMMVGAFTLTFSYLAWVFIAWISYRLSYPSNFGFRPVLGLRVTEDEEIKGVDSLFVEAENE from the coding sequence ATGATAACTTGGCTGATAGTGATGGGAATATCAGCCGCGATCGCAAAAGAAAGTTCTTCACTAACATTAGACAATTTACAAGTAACAGTAGACACTATCTGGGTACTCATTACAGGGTCTTTAGTGTTCTTTATGAACTGTGGTTTTGCTATGTTAGAAACAGGATTTTGTCGGAAGAAAAGTTCTGTTAATGTCCTTGCTAAAAATACTATTGTCTTTTCTATTGCTACCTTAATATTTTGGTTTATTGGGTTTGCTTTTATGTTTGGCAATGGAGGAGACTATCTAGGAGTTGAAGGCTTTCTATTATTAGGAAAAGACAGTTTTAATGCTTTAGATTTAGACTGGTCAAAGGCTACCTTATATGCTAAATTTTTCTTTCAATTAACCTTTGCAGGAACAGCAGCAACAATTGTTTCTGGTGCAGTAACAGAACGAATTAAATTCGGCGTATTTGTTGCGTTTAGTGCGCTCTTTGTTATCATTTATTCTATCGCAGGACATTGGGTTTGGGGAGGAGGATTTTTATATAATTTTGGGGTTAGAGATTTTGCGGGGTCAATGGTTGTTCATTTTGTTGGAGGATGTGCTGCATTAACGGGAACATGGTTATTAAAACCAAGATTAGGAAAATATGTTGACTGGAAAGAAACCGAAAAACGTTCAATAAAACAAACCAGTTTTAATGGTAAAAAAATTGTTACTATGTATCCCGATAATTTAAGTTTAGCCACATTAGGTTGTTTTATTCTTTGGTTAGGGTGGTTTGGGTTTAATGCAGGGTCAACTTTATCTGCTAATGCTGAAGCTATTTCTCATATTTTATTAGCAACTTTAATTGCCGGTGCATTTGGTGCATTTGGTGCATTAAGCGCAACTACTTGCTCTTGGATATTTTATGAAAAACCTAGTTTATCTTTTATTATTAATGGTATTTTAGCCGGATGTGTTAGTATTACTGCTTCCTGTGCTTTTGTCAGTATTTATAGTGCTGCTATCATTGGAATAATAGGAGGAATTATTGTTTTAGTCGCAACTATTTTGTTAGAAAAATCTGAAATTGATGACCCTGTTGGTGCAGTTCCCGTTCATTTTGCTTGCGGAATTTGGGGAACATTAGCAGTAGGAATTTTTAGCTTAGACCCTCAAACTTACTCTTGGTCATATCTGTTTACTCAAAATCAAAATATTAGAGGGGGATTACTTTTTGGCGGAGAAATTGATTTATTATTCGCTCAAATTATAGGACTTATGATGGTCGGTGCATTTACTTTAACGTTTAGTTATTTAGCTTGGGTATTCATCGCTTGGATAAGCTATCGTTTATCCTATCCTAGTAATTTTGGCTTTCGTCCTGTTCTGGGTTTAAGAGTGACAGAAGATGAAGAAATAAAAGGTGTAGATTCCTTATTTGTAGAAGCGGAGAATGAATAA
- a CDS encoding IS4 family transposase, giving the protein MLPEIYNNHLTKYLKKSEYLILLIMIELVQVYRKIRFYELASYFPSPILFESKRKKLKRFFEIPCLTIKGVWIPIIKQWLKQSFSTGDVLHIAIDRTQWGLINILMVSLVIDNRGIPLYFELLDHIGNSNFDTQKSILARILLFLKEYKIVVLGDREFCSVELAKWLHGQKRVYYALRLKKSNYIEVEKEMWTRLKDLGLSSGMSLFYQGVKVTKTKGFIGSNIVAKWKKKYRGIETKEAWFIITNLTSIDETIDAYKKRFCIEEMFRDFKKGGYDLERTKLTGHRLTSLIILITLAYSMATFSGKIIKEKGLAKYVGRVRKNKKMRRRHSNFYIGLHGKDWVDSCDLFTVEAQALMQLSPEKRAYYRRGRRAISLIKSSL; this is encoded by the coding sequence ATGTTACCAGAAATTTATAACAACCATTTAACAAAGTATCTGAAAAAATCGGAATATTTAATACTGTTAATCATGATAGAATTAGTGCAAGTATATAGGAAAATTAGGTTTTATGAGTTAGCTAGTTATTTTCCCAGTCCCATTTTATTTGAAAGTAAGAGAAAAAAGTTAAAACGGTTTTTCGAGATTCCTTGTTTGACAATTAAAGGAGTATGGATACCTATCATAAAACAGTGGTTAAAGCAATCATTTAGTACAGGAGATGTCTTACATATTGCCATAGATAGAACCCAATGGGGGTTGATTAATATTTTGATGGTAAGTCTGGTAATTGATAATAGAGGAATTCCCTTATATTTTGAGTTGCTAGATCACATCGGTAATAGTAACTTTGACACACAGAAAAGTATATTAGCCCGAATATTACTCTTTCTAAAAGAATATAAAATAGTTGTCTTAGGGGATAGAGAATTCTGCTCAGTTGAACTAGCAAAATGGTTACATGGACAAAAAAGAGTTTATTATGCACTCAGATTGAAGAAAAGCAACTATATTGAAGTAGAAAAGGAAATGTGGACGCGACTAAAAGATTTAGGATTATCTTCAGGAATGTCTTTATTTTATCAAGGAGTTAAAGTTACAAAAACAAAAGGATTTATAGGCAGTAATATAGTGGCGAAATGGAAAAAGAAGTATAGAGGAATAGAGACAAAAGAAGCTTGGTTTATTATCACAAATTTAACCAGTATTGATGAGACGATTGACGCTTATAAAAAGAGATTTTGTATTGAGGAAATGTTTCGGGATTTTAAGAAAGGTGGTTATGATTTAGAAAGAACGAAATTAACAGGACATCGCCTTACTTCCTTAATTATATTGATTACTCTAGCTTATTCAATGGCAACATTTTCTGGAAAAATTATTAAAGAGAAAGGATTGGCAAAATATGTGGGGAGAGTCAGAAAAAACAAGAAAATGCGACGGAGACACAGTAACTTTTATATCGGTCTTCATGGAAAAGATTGGGTTGACTCTTGTGATTTATTTACCGTTGAAGCCCAGGCATTAATGCAATTAAGCCCCGAAAAACGCGCCTATTATCGACGAGGACGACGGGCTATATCCCTGATTAAGTCTAGCTTATAG